The following proteins are co-located in the Doryrhamphus excisus isolate RoL2022-K1 chromosome 15, RoL_Dexc_1.0, whole genome shotgun sequence genome:
- the map2k4a gene encoding dual specificity mitogen-activated protein kinase kinase 4a isoform X1, which yields MEFKPTTMASPSPNKSSPCGSNSVSVGAASANNQQQTSQHITTISSLQDSNTCWRCQSETGFQINLSGAPPSKRKALKLNFANPPIKPTTRFTLNTAGPPFQNPHIERLRTHSIESSGKLKISSEQHWDFTADDLKDLGEIGRGAYGSVNKMVHKPSNQIMAVKRIRSTVDEKEQKQLLMDLDVVMRSSDCPYIVQFYGALFREGDCWICMELMATSLDKFYKFVYCSLDDVIPEEILGKITLATVKALNHLKENLKIIHRDIKPSNILLDRNGNIKLCDFGISGQLVDSIAKTRDAGCRPYMAPERIDPSASRQGYDVRSDVWSLGITLYELATGRFPYPKWNSVFDQLTQVVRGEPPQLSNSEERRFSPKFISFVNVCLTKDESKRPKYKELLKDPFIQMYEERSVDVATYVCRLLDQMPTWPSSPSYMD from the exons ATGGAATTTAAACCCACAACAATGGCGAGTCCCAGCCCCAACAAGTCGTCTCCGTGCGGCAGCAACAGCGTCTCGGTGGGCGCAGCGTCGGCCAACAACCAGCAGCAAACATCTCAACACATCACAACAATCAGCAGCCTGCAAG ACTCCAACACCTGCTGGAGATGTCAGAGTGAAACAG GCTTTCAGATAAACCTGTCTGGAGCCCCCCCAA GTAAACGTAAAGCCCTCAAGCTGAACTTTGCCAACCCACCCATCAAGCCCACCACCAGATTCACACTGAACACGGCCGGGCCGCCCTTCCAGAACCCGCACAT CGAGAGGCTGAGGACGCACAGCATCGAGTCCTCCGGGAAGCTGAAGATCTCCTCAGAGCAGCACTGGGACTTCACGGCCGACGACCTGAAGGACTTGGGCGAGATTGGCCGCGGGGCGTACGGCTCGGTCAACAAGATGGTGCACAAGCCCAGCAACCAGATCATGGCGGTCAAG AGGATTCGCTCCACGGTGGACGAGAAGGAGCAGAAGCAGCTGCTGATGGACCTGGACGTGGTGATGCGCAGCAGCGACTGTCCGTACATCGTGCAGTTCTACGGCGCTCTTTTCCGAGAG GGCGACTGCTGGATCTGCATGGAACTCATGGCTACCTCCTTAGACAAGTTTTACAAATTTGTATATTGCTCTTTAGACGACGTCATCCCTGAGGAAATCCTGGGGAAAATAACTTTAGCT ACTGTGAAGGCGCTTAACCACCTGAAAGAAAACTTGAAAATAATCCACAGAG ACATCAAGCCCTCTAACATTCTTCTGGACAGAAACGGCAACATCAAACTCTGCGACTTCGGCATCAGCGGCCAGTTGGTGGACTCCATCGCCAAGACCCGGGACGCGGGATGCCGACCGTACATGGCG CCAGAGAGAATAGACCCCAGCGCCTCCAGGCAAGGCTACGACGTGCGCTCTGACGTTTGGAGTTTGGGCATCACGTTG TACGAGCTGGCCACGGGCCGCTTCCCCTACCCAAAGTGGAACAGCGTGTTCGACCAGCTGACCCAGGTGGTGCGGGGCGAACCGCCCCAGCTCAGCAACTCCGAGGAGAGACGCTTCTCTCCCAAATTCATCTCCTTCGTCAACGTGTG CCTTACCAAGGATGAGTCCAAAAGGCCCAAGTACAAAGAGCTTCTG AAAGATCCGTTCATTCAGATGTACGAGGAGCGCTCGGTGGACGTCGCGACTTACGTGTGCAGACTTCTGGATCAGATGCCGACTTGGCCCAGCTCGCCGTCCTACATGGACTGA
- the map2k4a gene encoding dual specificity mitogen-activated protein kinase kinase 4a isoform X4, protein MEFKPTTMASPSPNKSSPCGSNSVSVGAASANNQQQTSQHITTISSLQGKRKALKLNFANPPIKPTTRFTLNTAGPPFQNPHIERLRTHSIESSGKLKISSEQHWDFTADDLKDLGEIGRGAYGSVNKMVHKPSNQIMAVKRIRSTVDEKEQKQLLMDLDVVMRSSDCPYIVQFYGALFREGDCWICMELMATSLDKFYKFVYCSLDDVIPEEILGKITLATVKALNHLKENLKIIHRDIKPSNILLDRNGNIKLCDFGISGQLVDSIAKTRDAGCRPYMAPERIDPSASRQGYDVRSDVWSLGITLYELATGRFPYPKWNSVFDQLTQVVRGEPPQLSNSEERRFSPKFISFVNVCLTKDESKRPKYKELLKDPFIQMYEERSVDVATYVCRLLDQMPTWPSSPSYMD, encoded by the exons ATGGAATTTAAACCCACAACAATGGCGAGTCCCAGCCCCAACAAGTCGTCTCCGTGCGGCAGCAACAGCGTCTCGGTGGGCGCAGCGTCGGCCAACAACCAGCAGCAAACATCTCAACACATCACAACAATCAGCAGCCTGCAAG GTAAACGTAAAGCCCTCAAGCTGAACTTTGCCAACCCACCCATCAAGCCCACCACCAGATTCACACTGAACACGGCCGGGCCGCCCTTCCAGAACCCGCACAT CGAGAGGCTGAGGACGCACAGCATCGAGTCCTCCGGGAAGCTGAAGATCTCCTCAGAGCAGCACTGGGACTTCACGGCCGACGACCTGAAGGACTTGGGCGAGATTGGCCGCGGGGCGTACGGCTCGGTCAACAAGATGGTGCACAAGCCCAGCAACCAGATCATGGCGGTCAAG AGGATTCGCTCCACGGTGGACGAGAAGGAGCAGAAGCAGCTGCTGATGGACCTGGACGTGGTGATGCGCAGCAGCGACTGTCCGTACATCGTGCAGTTCTACGGCGCTCTTTTCCGAGAG GGCGACTGCTGGATCTGCATGGAACTCATGGCTACCTCCTTAGACAAGTTTTACAAATTTGTATATTGCTCTTTAGACGACGTCATCCCTGAGGAAATCCTGGGGAAAATAACTTTAGCT ACTGTGAAGGCGCTTAACCACCTGAAAGAAAACTTGAAAATAATCCACAGAG ACATCAAGCCCTCTAACATTCTTCTGGACAGAAACGGCAACATCAAACTCTGCGACTTCGGCATCAGCGGCCAGTTGGTGGACTCCATCGCCAAGACCCGGGACGCGGGATGCCGACCGTACATGGCG CCAGAGAGAATAGACCCCAGCGCCTCCAGGCAAGGCTACGACGTGCGCTCTGACGTTTGGAGTTTGGGCATCACGTTG TACGAGCTGGCCACGGGCCGCTTCCCCTACCCAAAGTGGAACAGCGTGTTCGACCAGCTGACCCAGGTGGTGCGGGGCGAACCGCCCCAGCTCAGCAACTCCGAGGAGAGACGCTTCTCTCCCAAATTCATCTCCTTCGTCAACGTGTG CCTTACCAAGGATGAGTCCAAAAGGCCCAAGTACAAAGAGCTTCTG AAAGATCCGTTCATTCAGATGTACGAGGAGCGCTCGGTGGACGTCGCGACTTACGTGTGCAGACTTCTGGATCAGATGCCGACTTGGCCCAGCTCGCCGTCCTACATGGACTGA
- the map2k4a gene encoding dual specificity mitogen-activated protein kinase kinase 4a isoform X3 codes for MEFKPTTMASPSPNKSSPCGSNSVSVGAASANNQQQTSQHITTISSLQDSNTCWRCQSETALKLNFANPPIKPTTRFTLNTAGPPFQNPHIERLRTHSIESSGKLKISSEQHWDFTADDLKDLGEIGRGAYGSVNKMVHKPSNQIMAVKRIRSTVDEKEQKQLLMDLDVVMRSSDCPYIVQFYGALFREGDCWICMELMATSLDKFYKFVYCSLDDVIPEEILGKITLATVKALNHLKENLKIIHRDIKPSNILLDRNGNIKLCDFGISGQLVDSIAKTRDAGCRPYMAPERIDPSASRQGYDVRSDVWSLGITLYELATGRFPYPKWNSVFDQLTQVVRGEPPQLSNSEERRFSPKFISFVNVCLTKDESKRPKYKELLKDPFIQMYEERSVDVATYVCRLLDQMPTWPSSPSYMD; via the exons ATGGAATTTAAACCCACAACAATGGCGAGTCCCAGCCCCAACAAGTCGTCTCCGTGCGGCAGCAACAGCGTCTCGGTGGGCGCAGCGTCGGCCAACAACCAGCAGCAAACATCTCAACACATCACAACAATCAGCAGCCTGCAAG ACTCCAACACCTGCTGGAGATGTCAGAGTGAAACAG CCCTCAAGCTGAACTTTGCCAACCCACCCATCAAGCCCACCACCAGATTCACACTGAACACGGCCGGGCCGCCCTTCCAGAACCCGCACAT CGAGAGGCTGAGGACGCACAGCATCGAGTCCTCCGGGAAGCTGAAGATCTCCTCAGAGCAGCACTGGGACTTCACGGCCGACGACCTGAAGGACTTGGGCGAGATTGGCCGCGGGGCGTACGGCTCGGTCAACAAGATGGTGCACAAGCCCAGCAACCAGATCATGGCGGTCAAG AGGATTCGCTCCACGGTGGACGAGAAGGAGCAGAAGCAGCTGCTGATGGACCTGGACGTGGTGATGCGCAGCAGCGACTGTCCGTACATCGTGCAGTTCTACGGCGCTCTTTTCCGAGAG GGCGACTGCTGGATCTGCATGGAACTCATGGCTACCTCCTTAGACAAGTTTTACAAATTTGTATATTGCTCTTTAGACGACGTCATCCCTGAGGAAATCCTGGGGAAAATAACTTTAGCT ACTGTGAAGGCGCTTAACCACCTGAAAGAAAACTTGAAAATAATCCACAGAG ACATCAAGCCCTCTAACATTCTTCTGGACAGAAACGGCAACATCAAACTCTGCGACTTCGGCATCAGCGGCCAGTTGGTGGACTCCATCGCCAAGACCCGGGACGCGGGATGCCGACCGTACATGGCG CCAGAGAGAATAGACCCCAGCGCCTCCAGGCAAGGCTACGACGTGCGCTCTGACGTTTGGAGTTTGGGCATCACGTTG TACGAGCTGGCCACGGGCCGCTTCCCCTACCCAAAGTGGAACAGCGTGTTCGACCAGCTGACCCAGGTGGTGCGGGGCGAACCGCCCCAGCTCAGCAACTCCGAGGAGAGACGCTTCTCTCCCAAATTCATCTCCTTCGTCAACGTGTG CCTTACCAAGGATGAGTCCAAAAGGCCCAAGTACAAAGAGCTTCTG AAAGATCCGTTCATTCAGATGTACGAGGAGCGCTCGGTGGACGTCGCGACTTACGTGTGCAGACTTCTGGATCAGATGCCGACTTGGCCCAGCTCGCCGTCCTACATGGACTGA
- the map2k4a gene encoding dual specificity mitogen-activated protein kinase kinase 4a isoform X2: protein MEFKPTTMASPSPNKSSPCGSNSVSVGAASANNQQQTSQHITTISSLQDSNTCWRCQSETGKRKALKLNFANPPIKPTTRFTLNTAGPPFQNPHIERLRTHSIESSGKLKISSEQHWDFTADDLKDLGEIGRGAYGSVNKMVHKPSNQIMAVKRIRSTVDEKEQKQLLMDLDVVMRSSDCPYIVQFYGALFREGDCWICMELMATSLDKFYKFVYCSLDDVIPEEILGKITLATVKALNHLKENLKIIHRDIKPSNILLDRNGNIKLCDFGISGQLVDSIAKTRDAGCRPYMAPERIDPSASRQGYDVRSDVWSLGITLYELATGRFPYPKWNSVFDQLTQVVRGEPPQLSNSEERRFSPKFISFVNVCLTKDESKRPKYKELLKDPFIQMYEERSVDVATYVCRLLDQMPTWPSSPSYMD, encoded by the exons ATGGAATTTAAACCCACAACAATGGCGAGTCCCAGCCCCAACAAGTCGTCTCCGTGCGGCAGCAACAGCGTCTCGGTGGGCGCAGCGTCGGCCAACAACCAGCAGCAAACATCTCAACACATCACAACAATCAGCAGCCTGCAAG ACTCCAACACCTGCTGGAGATGTCAGAGTGAAACAG GTAAACGTAAAGCCCTCAAGCTGAACTTTGCCAACCCACCCATCAAGCCCACCACCAGATTCACACTGAACACGGCCGGGCCGCCCTTCCAGAACCCGCACAT CGAGAGGCTGAGGACGCACAGCATCGAGTCCTCCGGGAAGCTGAAGATCTCCTCAGAGCAGCACTGGGACTTCACGGCCGACGACCTGAAGGACTTGGGCGAGATTGGCCGCGGGGCGTACGGCTCGGTCAACAAGATGGTGCACAAGCCCAGCAACCAGATCATGGCGGTCAAG AGGATTCGCTCCACGGTGGACGAGAAGGAGCAGAAGCAGCTGCTGATGGACCTGGACGTGGTGATGCGCAGCAGCGACTGTCCGTACATCGTGCAGTTCTACGGCGCTCTTTTCCGAGAG GGCGACTGCTGGATCTGCATGGAACTCATGGCTACCTCCTTAGACAAGTTTTACAAATTTGTATATTGCTCTTTAGACGACGTCATCCCTGAGGAAATCCTGGGGAAAATAACTTTAGCT ACTGTGAAGGCGCTTAACCACCTGAAAGAAAACTTGAAAATAATCCACAGAG ACATCAAGCCCTCTAACATTCTTCTGGACAGAAACGGCAACATCAAACTCTGCGACTTCGGCATCAGCGGCCAGTTGGTGGACTCCATCGCCAAGACCCGGGACGCGGGATGCCGACCGTACATGGCG CCAGAGAGAATAGACCCCAGCGCCTCCAGGCAAGGCTACGACGTGCGCTCTGACGTTTGGAGTTTGGGCATCACGTTG TACGAGCTGGCCACGGGCCGCTTCCCCTACCCAAAGTGGAACAGCGTGTTCGACCAGCTGACCCAGGTGGTGCGGGGCGAACCGCCCCAGCTCAGCAACTCCGAGGAGAGACGCTTCTCTCCCAAATTCATCTCCTTCGTCAACGTGTG CCTTACCAAGGATGAGTCCAAAAGGCCCAAGTACAAAGAGCTTCTG AAAGATCCGTTCATTCAGATGTACGAGGAGCGCTCGGTGGACGTCGCGACTTACGTGTGCAGACTTCTGGATCAGATGCCGACTTGGCCCAGCTCGCCGTCCTACATGGACTGA
- the tmem220 gene encoding transmembrane protein 220 isoform X1 codes for MRRFGSSVSSKTLLLIIWRVCNVLMCLFFGLATYVQINDPDAALWMVGYGVPALLCALIGLQHQVTETLPWRRVADLHAMMCCGAVGMMGWKLSKENPADIFQQEEGREMSGLVLTVVWLLLCRHSGRSAVGKLRVSAGVLITIFPFVCWYHVHNKSRSHWPTHCKTAI; via the exons ATGAGACGATTCGGCTCGTCAGTAAGCTCCAAGACTTTGCTGCTCATCATTTGGCGGGTGTGCAATGTCCTCATGTGCTTATTCTTTGGCCTTGCCACCTACGTGCAG ATCAACGACCCTGACGCTGCCTTGTGGATG GTCGGTTACGGCGTCCCTGCGCTCCTCTGTGCCCTCATTGGCCTCCAACACCAAGTGACGG AGACGTTGCCATGGAGACGCGTGGCTGACCTCCACGCGATGATGTGCTGTGGAGCCGTGGGGATGATGGGATGGAAGCTTTCTAAAGAGAACCCGGCAGACATCTTCCAGCAGGAGGAGGGCAG AGAGATGTCTGGTCTCGTGTTGACGGTGGTGTGGCTTCTCCTGTGTCGCCACTCCGGAAG GTCTGCGGTGGGGAAGCTGAGAGTGTCGGCAGGTGTCCTCATCACCATCTTCCCATTTGTGTGCTGGTATCACGTCCACAACAAGAGCAGGTCCCACTGGCCAACACACTGCAAAACTGCAATTTGA
- the tmem220 gene encoding transmembrane protein 220 isoform X2, with protein sequence MRRFGSSVSSKTLLLIIWRINDPDAALWMVGYGVPALLCALIGLQHQVTETLPWRRVADLHAMMCCGAVGMMGWKLSKENPADIFQQEEGREMSGLVLTVVWLLLCRHSGRSAVGKLRVSAGVLITIFPFVCWYHVHNKSRSHWPTHCKTAI encoded by the exons ATGAGACGATTCGGCTCGTCAGTAAGCTCCAAGACTTTGCTGCTCATCATTTGGCGG ATCAACGACCCTGACGCTGCCTTGTGGATG GTCGGTTACGGCGTCCCTGCGCTCCTCTGTGCCCTCATTGGCCTCCAACACCAAGTGACGG AGACGTTGCCATGGAGACGCGTGGCTGACCTCCACGCGATGATGTGCTGTGGAGCCGTGGGGATGATGGGATGGAAGCTTTCTAAAGAGAACCCGGCAGACATCTTCCAGCAGGAGGAGGGCAG AGAGATGTCTGGTCTCGTGTTGACGGTGGTGTGGCTTCTCCTGTGTCGCCACTCCGGAAG GTCTGCGGTGGGGAAGCTGAGAGTGTCGGCAGGTGTCCTCATCACCATCTTCCCATTTGTGTGCTGGTATCACGTCCACAACAAGAGCAGGTCCCACTGGCCAACACACTGCAAAACTGCAATTTGA
- the LOC131102908 gene encoding protein SCO1 homolog, mitochondrial, translated as MSLSVLHLRVGRTLLGGDVKVFQRVRFLHGVIRGETGVTHSLSPPRSSCCRRHSCRATTCRHHLSSRLFSTPPPPPHDTSNKSGPVTWKSLAITLAMGGALLGGMKYFKREKEELMEKERNRSIGRPALGGPFCLVDHHKKEVKSDDFLGQWILIYFGFTHCPDICPDELEKMMEVVEDLDKIKSLPKVTPILITIDPDRDTPEAMATYVKEFSPKLIGLTGTSAQVEQVSRSYRVYYSQGPKDEDNDYIVDHTIIMYLVGPDGQFVDYFGQNKRSVEISNAIAAHMRKYKTEK; from the exons ATGTCACTGAGCGTTTTGCATCTCCGTGTTGGCCGCACGCTGCTCGGCGGCGACGTTAAAGTCTTCCAAAGAGTCCGGTTTCTTCACGGTGTCATTCGGGGAGAGACCGGGGTAACACACTCGCTCTCACCGCCAAGGAGCTCCTGCTGCCGG CGTCACTCCTGCAGAGCAACAACATGTCGACATCATCTGAGCTCCAGACTGTTTTccacacctcctcctccacctcacGACACATCAAATAAGTCTGGG CCTGTGACGTGGAAGTCTTTAGCCATCACCTTGGCCATGGGGGGGGCGCTGCTTGGCGGGATGAAGTATTTCAAGAGGGAAAAGGAAGAAC TGATGGAAAAGGAGAGGAACAGGTCGATAGGACGTCCGGCGCTGGGGGGGCCGTTCTGTCTGGTGGATCACCACAAGAAGGAGGTGAAGAGCGATGACTTCCTGGGCCAGTGGATCCTCATCTACTTCGGCTTCACTCACTGTCCGGACATCTGCCCGGACGAGCTGGAGAAGAtgatggaggtggtggaggacCTTG ACAAAATCAAGTCCTTACCCAAAGTGACGCCCATCCTCATCACCATCGACCCTGACAGGGACACGCCAGAAGCCATGGCCACGTATGTCAAAG AGTTTTCCCCGAAGCTGATCGGCCTGACGGGGACCAGCGCTCAAGTGGAGCAGGTGTCCAGGTCCTACAGGGTTTACTACAGCCAAGGACCCAAAGACGAAGACAACGACTACATT GTGGACCACACCATCATCATGTACCTGGTTGGACCCGATGGACAGTTTGTGGACTATTTTGGTCAGAACAAAAGAAGCGTGGAGATCTCCAACGCCATCGCGGCCCACATGAGGAAATACAAGACAGAAAAATGA